The DNA window tataatacagtggtacctgtgatgaaaggacacactTGGAACTGCCAAAAGTGCCCCTTTATGAAGAattaggataaggataagatttcctATAGTCCTGTGATGGAAATTCGGGtagctttctcactggggaaagtgaGCTGCCACACAGTATacagcgctacccatttttggctcacgtaagtgtagcctatgcgatgctaacttttgtctgtctgtgcgtgcgtgcgtgcgtgcgtgcgtgtgtatgtatgtctgtggtagaaactttaacatttgactgaacaccgaaatactaattttacctggttattattcaagcaacagcttcaaagtattgaaccaatgatcaacatttcgtcggcacgtatgtagttaaagtgtgtatccaaagaaaacgggtggtggggtttTTGGGGCGGTTTTGACCAGGTCaagggtcaaggttaggtcagatcgcgtgaaggattgtggtatagatacagttatcaccgagctgcagttcgccgattcggagaagacgactcatgatttcacattgttcggtttcgtagctccagaaaaatagataaagaagataccaaaggagatttcctacaggttaatctgcacagtgtgtttccagtgtctgcgcgaggaagcgctgtcgaaagcgcagtgtcgatctggccatctggcagtcgtgtccccgtaagtaggctacagacagacagatctagatctagtgtctcgcactcttgcaccgtgtcacctatgcttactgtgtgtgtgtatgtgtgacggagtgattgagtttgtgttactgttcgTCGATTTCTTaggtgagccttgaaggcttcgcctcttgttgtttcttttcctGCATGTGTCAGTATtaatgtttccaagccctgagacatttgctgtgaacttgggttctttatcatgcgcatgcgtgcacacggggggtgttcggacaccgaggagagtctgcacaaagttcactctggaaaataaatccctcgccaaaCATGGGGATTGAACCCACatcgatagcgacaactggttttgaagccagcgccgctgcCGACTCAGCTATTTTCCCGCAGATGGAATGTGAAGACATTGTATTATTTGGTCAGGATAATAGACAAACAGACCACAGAAAATGTAagagttttgtcatttttaatgAATATTAttttaaatgttaaaaaaaagaacagaaatatGCTtcggagaaaaacaaaaatattggtcGATAACAACGATgacattttttgtttcttgctcTAACGGCAGGTGTCCCTTCATCAGAGAGGCCTCGCGTTGCAGATACCACTgtattttcattttcttctctGAATTTGCCTAAAGCTGCTGAAGTCAGCACTTACCATTAGGGTCCTCTGCTACGATGCTTGTGCAGACAGTGAAAAACTCGTAGAAGATGTTGAACAGCACAACTTCACCTGAAAACAAGTCCGACGATACCCATTACAAAAGCAATAGCATTACTATTActacagcagacttccactaactcgcggtCCACTAAATCGCGAATTCGGCTATATCGCGGAGACCTCTTGGAACCCGAGAAAACAGGACCGacgtttaaatttttttaattttaaaattttttttttttacaaaattagtCACGTAAAGGCCAAAAAACAGTACAGATCATGAAAAAATGTTCTATCATAACCACGCTATCTCTCTCTGGGTCCGATGGCCTTTCATCATGCagtaaattgtcatttcatcttatcagtctctctctctttctctccctcagcatacctgtcaagtcctacgcattctgcgtaattcttacggtttttcggtgttttttggggtcctacgtcgtatacctcaaaccatacgcattttcagcatttaaaaatttttgttgttgttgttgttgttgttgttgttgttgttgttgttgttgctggcatggactgccgttcattcatttctgaggaggagcttgcaccagccacacaacagaagttctggcatgatgtgcgccagttctacgtggcctgtgtgaggaaaatgttgaataaattaaaatttccatttggcagtgaaaccctgcaacaccttcaagtgctggatcacagtctgggagctgacacactgactgccttcttgcaggtcaaaattaactctgatgcatgctgccatgattttaaggtgactggcagcatgattgacaaagcaaagatttgcacagatgaatacaacaaagaacacaagtgacaagtgacaagtgacaaaaaaaatgaacgaacaagagtgcagtgtaaatgtattacatgtagtggTAAATAAAGAGCAGTTTGTGTAGAAAGGAATTTATGTGTTTTACTTTCAGTTTGCGAAAACCAATCTGATTGGTTTAGTGTGTACGCGTGAGAAGTTGAATTTGTGCGTTTGTCCTTATCCACGCATTAACTATGGTTTTTGATCCCCAACTatggtttcttatgccatttactatggtcagaggccaaaagtacttgacaggtatgcCTCAGTCTCTTCAAATAgtgttctatgtgtgtgtgtgttttcaggttgTGTACATTACGGGTTGATCGAGACCtgcgaacaaaagaaaaacaaacctttcacGCGCACGTGCCCCACTCAGTCAAGAACTTTCATGCCACGATCGGTATCGTCAAATTGGCCACGTGCCTATATAGAGGTTAAGTGTCTGACCAGTCAGTATGGCCAGTCAGGCTAATTGCGATCTCTGCTAGACGGTCCGGGTGGCCACAGGCGCCAATCAAGTGCTTAAACTGCGCTGATATAACTATCATTGGTGTCAAATAGTATGTTGTCAATATAAGACCAGCGCTAAACCGAACATGTATTTGAATAAAAATTGAATTATTTTATACCCCCCTCACCCCCTGACACAATATAGACACAGCAATAATAGTGACCACGGGCGAAACTGATACGTGCCCAGAATGAAACTCTTATAATttttatcaacgcaacttttaacttttacagtccctctcccgtcatcctcccggccccacccccacacacccaactttttcttagcgtacaaccacctcatgtcccaaatagattcttattctggggacaaaaatagaaatttagcatagcatagcatagccaGCATGTATTCATTACACGATTGCAAACGAGAGAAAGCTAGAGCTACGATGTCTTCACCAGCAAGAGGGAAAAACGGAAAGAGGGAAAAAGAGGAAAACTTTTATAGTTCAGGAACACTTGTACGCCATAGGAAGATGCAAAAATGGCGATTCGAGGGTTTCAATTTGCCGTGATATTGGTGTgccacacatgcactcacacggcaaacgcacacacgccaaCGTGACGCTCACAGGCTTTTTGTGaccaacaagggaaataacagCGTTTTTCTCTGACTCAGAAGAGAACGCGCTTTCTTCCCTTTAATTGGACCCCAAACTGCATCGCGAATCGGATATATGTATCGcaatcaaaaatctttggacaCCAAAGACTgcgagttagtggaagtctgctgtacCACTAATAGTAATAATGTAAGGACCCATTAACACTTTTTCTTTTGAACACAACTATCAACATTTACACAACCTTTAAAGTGAAGATGACACCAATGAATAAAATCTACCTAGGTTTAGGCCAGAATACTTGGACATCCCTTGAAGTTCACCAGCAAAAGGATAGGGAAGGGTCTTATCCAAACTGCCCtgcaatcaacaacaaaataggaTACAGATAAAGCAAAAATCAACcaacaaaaaaattcaaaaaggCACATCAACCCTGCTTAGATTTAGAcggctttttttaaatttgttttttaaacaataCCTCTTCACACTAATCAATGGCTTtaagtaaaatacatgtataaaaaatGCAACTTTAATCTTTAAAACTTCATACATGTTGAAACAGGTGCATCACTGTCACTGCAAAGTGAATAAGCAGCTTTGCACTGTGGTGCTCTTGCACCTGACAAAAGTCACACAGTTCACATGCACCTGCCACAATTCAAGTTCACCTGCACCTACCACAATTCAAGTTCACCTGCACCTGCCAAAAATCAGTCAACTTGTCATGGCCAAACATTGCTACTTACCAGGTCACTGTCTACAAAGGCGATTATTTTATCAGCAAAGCTGCCCCAGTCGAGAACAAACTTCTTGAATTCGTTTAGCAGGTTACGGATCTGCAACGAACAGAAGTCACAAGTTAGTAAATGTACAGGGGAACCCACGTTTCAGACCCCCCCACGTTTCAGACCCCCCCACGTTTCAGACCCCCCCACGtttcagaccccccccccacgtTACAGACCCCCCACGTTTCAGACCCCCCACGTTTCAGACCCCCCACGTTACAGACCCCCCACGTTACAGACCCCCCCCACGTTACAGACCCCCCATGTTACAGACCCCCCACGTTTGACCCCCCATGTTACAGACCCCCCAATATcggacttcctcccttttaagaccctgttttctcagccTTTTTGTTTCACATCTGTAAATTAATTAATCCACATTCTAagactcctttttaagacctgattttctctgatttgtggaagtctgaaaagggaggttccactgtatataacCACGAACTTGAAAGTCTTGGTAAAAGTAAAATATTAAAGAAACGTCAGACTTTTATTAATGTTCAAAAATCAAGACTAAAAATATCAAGGGGATattgttacgaagcggtttactcgtatttttggcctaatgtgtattgttgtaaatagaatagactatagcgatggtcagacattggaaagggctataggctgcataccgtcgcgttgaccgcagttgaacctttgtgtaactgacaaggtttttcacgtgcaagtaatgcaggcgacagctcactggcaatgtcatagcaagaacgactttgtaaaatcagtcgccgtcaaggagccaagctcgactcatgtttttcgtaacacgttagcagacgggctcctgttttaggtatctgactgaagaaggatgaagactgacgaactttccctatcagtctacgtgatatcttccattttcatattcatgccaggccggcgactgtactaaatgttggctttacactcttttgaggtatgtttgaaaccggttatattttcatgtcatgttgtcgtatgtgaAGAGTGACTgttctgtgtttaacgttattgtgtaggcctaagctattgtgctacactgcttaaacatgtgagggttttacgtaacgttttcttggttttagaaaacaggaattaacgtgtaaataattatattggctcatgcagcttaatatgttggacgagtgagtatttttattgtgcgagtgaaagaaactaaagacaagttgatttatggactataaactttacagtgttccaactggagggttttcatcgacggaggctgaactgaactggtgactgcggcttggtgtacatgaccatggcatggagagctggcagagttctacagttagccgccgagacgaactggaaggatcaaggactacgtcaagcaatggttgcggtgtcgtgaggactggtgcatccttgtcagtcgtctgaaggacttacagccataccaacatcttgaaagccgaaagatggcagtagggtaacgtacagtagaatacctattcgtcttacctgttaagctgctttgtttgagccaaaaggtgtctgcgtcttggactgtagagtttcttgcggtgttgtcggcctagggtactggtcgaaacccggaaatgattttgtgatgtaaaaagctttgtaaactaataataattagtcttggcagtgtcaagatccatttaacaccaggtttttgcgtgtgtgagtgcgtgtgcgcttgtgccttgtaagctactgtagcggacaactattcagattacattcaagtctgtaaacaaatactaaatttatagagttgtgtagaggcatttatgattgtctaaaaaccgggctataccactccataacagaTATATAACTAAACTTCTGGAGTTGGTCAATTTCAAACATGAAAATTGATCATCAATCTTCATAATACACGTAGTGAATACAAAAGGCAGCTAATAAAAATTATTAAACCAGATTGGCGATAATCAACGTATTGGCGCACCTGTGCTCCACGGTTCTGGGCGACTTCCTTCCATCTCTCCTCTGGGGGAAGGTCAAGGTTGATAGTGAACCATGGTACCTTGGTCCTGTTGATTATAATCCGCGCGTCCCACAATCAATTATTGATATATACATGcacatttttttctgctttttatatttagtcaagttttgactaaatattttaacatcgagggggaatcgaaacgagggtcgtggtgtatgtgcgtgtgtctgtgtgtctgtgtgtgtgtgtgtgtgtgtagagcgattcagactaaactactggaccgatctttataaaatttgacatgagagttcctgggtatgaaatccccgaacgtttttttcatttttttgataaatgtctttgatgacgtcatatccggcttttcgtgaaagttgaggcggcactgtcacgccctcatttttcaaccaaattggttgaaattttggtcaagtaatcttcgacgaagcccggacttcggtattgcatttcagcgtggtggcttaaaaattaattaatgactttggtcattaaaaatctgaaaattgtaaaaaaaaataaaaatttataaaacaatccaaatttacgtttatcttattctccatcatttgctgattctaaaaacatataaatatgttatattcggattaaaaacaagctctgaaaattaaatatataaaaattattatcaaaattatattgtccaaatcaatttaaaaacactttcatcttattccttgtcggttcctgattccaaaaacatatagatatgatatgtttggattaaaaacacgctcagaaagttaaaacaaagagaggtacagaaaagcgtgctatccttcttagcgcaactactaccccgctacgagtatacggtcttgctgaaaaatggcattgcgttcagtttcattctgtgagttcgacagctacttgactaaatattgtattttcgctttacgcgacttgttatatttagtcaagttttgactaaatattttaacatcgagggggaatcgaaacgagggtcgtggtgtatgtgcgtgcgtgcgtgtgtgtgtgtagagcgattcagactaaactactggaccgatctttatgaaatttgacatgagagttcctgggtatgaaatccccgaacgtttttttcatttttttgataaatgtctttgatgacgtcatatccggcttttcgtgaaagttgaggcggcactgtcacgccctcatttttcaaccaaattggttcaaattttggtcaagtaatcttcgacgaagcccggactttggtattgcatttcagcttggtggcttaataattaatttatgactttggtcattaaaaatcggaaaattgtaaaaaaaaataaaaatttataaaacgatccaaatttacgtttatcttattctccatcatttgctgattccaaaaacatataaatatgttatattcggattaaaaacaagctctgaaaattaaatatataaaaattattatcaaaattaaattgtccaaatcaatttaaaaacactttcatcttattccttgtcggttcctgattccaaaaacatagatatatgtttggattaaaaacacgctcagaaagttaaaacaaatagaggtacagaaaagcgtgctatccttcttagcgcaactactaccccgctcttcttgtcaatttcactgcctttgccatgagcggtggcctgacgatgccacgagtaaaatggcattgcgttcagtttcattctgtgagttcgacagctacttgactaaatattgtattttcgccttacgcgacttgtttgtttttgtttttaagaaGAACGAAGATAAAAAGATTTAGTTTAAATACAAATTGACATTAATGACAAAATGGAGGAAAATAATTAAATTTATATTGCAGCCCACCAGTGAAAAAAAAGACCTGTAAAATTCGGCATGTGTGTGAGTTAAtcaaatgtatgtgtgtgtgcggtgtgtacatgtgttacatgtatgtgtgtgtgtgtgtatggctaTGCTGACTAAGGCATGAGTAACACACACGTACTGGGCTGCGTGAAGTTTCCGTTAGTTTTGGTAAAACAAAGACCAGGAAATGTTTAGCAAAGCTTTTGTAGTCAAGACAATAGAGCTGAATCATGCATGTTCAATCTTTGCTTCTGAACAAGGTTATGTTTATAGCCTCCCTTAATTGCTCCAGTGACTGCTAGTCTGATAAACCAAACACACTTTGATTCATCATTATCGTTGAGGCAAACTATATATATCATGAATATAATAAATTAAATAATATAATATACTCACTTCGGGTCTGGAGGATAAGCATTCTTTACACACTGAACAGGGGACTGCAAATTGAAACATACAGCAGGACATAGTTGAAGAAAACCAAATCATAAAAATTAAAACCATGCTTCTGCTAGCtttttcactctttcacacTGTGCACACACATGATACACCGAGGGTGACaggcatgcacatacacacacacacacaattattgtgtgacacatgcacactcacagtgacacacacacaccctgactcATCCACTACTTGAAGACAGCACCACATGGTCACAGATACATGTACTCTATTTACCCCAAGCTAGCTGTTAATGCTGAACACTGACTTTTCTCACTATGcgtactatatatatatatattctgaaGGTGTTGTTAAACTGCCTGTGAACTCACATGCAACCCCTTTTCTAGGAAGTTATTTCAATACTTCTTTTTAACAATGTTTAAGCCAAAAACtgggaaaaaaagaacaaggaaGGTAAATTGCAATTAAGTTACCAAACTTTGCAGATATTGAGAAAAACATGCCATGCAGACTGTTGTCGCCGAAGCAAAATCTCAATGAGTCCATGTAAAGAAATAATTTTGATTTTCAAGTTCGATTTATTCCGTCAACTTCAAGAGCTTGCGGAGAGTCAAAACTAAACTGTTGACGGAAATGTATTTTGGTACAACACtgcattgttattgcttttgtttaTTTAACTTTTACAAGAAATGAAAAGGACCTTATAGTTACCTGTGCTTGAGTCACTGCCACAAAGGCAAGAAACAGCAAAACTATCTCTCTCATGATTTTAGTTGTCTTCTTCGTTCTTGCTCTGACTGCTAGCTACTGAGCCTGAAGAAAGAATACCAGACGTTTCGCACCTTTGACGGTTCGCACTTCGGACGATTCGCACTTAATCTACAATTTGGACATGACGTTTCgcactttttttgtcttttcgcACATTTTACTTATAACGTTTCGCACTTTTCAGAATGACGTTTCGTACTTTTTTTCCAAGATGTGCGAAACGTCATTGCCAAGAGGTGCGAAACGTCAttgtcatctatatatatatatacgacttgtgtctgtctgtctgtctgtctgtctgtgtgtgtgtgtgtatgtgtgtgtgtgtgtgtccgcgatgccaagccaaagttctcggtggatctttttcaaatttggagaccgtattcagctacaccccggacacaacctcatcgatgagatatttcaacacgtgctctcagcgcgcagcgctgaaccgattttggtttttctctgtttttctctggatccattcccagtaactcttccttatcttctccggtgttttcagcgtttatctcccttcattcgtgtggcgtcaatccatattcccgttactacgttactatttttagaatgtcacgattgcacccgtaagttgtccttccgatcacaagtccagtgcactaccaactgagctaccgggccccccggtgtgtgtgctgttctaATAAACCGGATTGAAATAGTGAAACAgtttgatttgtgtgtgctgttctaATAAACCGGATTGAAATAGTGAAACAgtttgatttgtgtgtgctgttctaTTAAACCGGATTGAAATAGTGAAACAgtttgatttgtgtgtgctgttctaATAAAACGGATTGAAATTGAAAATGTTGGGATTTGAAAAATATAAGCATTATTTGTTGttgctctctcagtctctctcagtctctcgatctctctctctctctctctctctctctctctctttctctctctctctctctgtctctctctgtctctctgtctctctctctctctctctctctctctctctgtctctctcttctccttgTCCATTTCTAGCATTAAAggagaaaggaaaaaacaaaaacaaaaccccaaCAGAAATACGTCAGGGGTAGTTATATTGTTAGCGGAACCATATTCTCCATTTCGCAGTCAGAGCTCGCGTCACATCCGCCACCAGACATGAAATAACTGAATAATGAACATTTTGTGTGCTATTTCTCTATGCTAAATAGAAACGAAACGCTAGTGTCAGTATGCCGATCGAAAAAGGGCTTCTTCCGTAGAGGACTCAAAGGGAGAGACCAGCCCAAAACAACACTGTGACCAAAATCTCTCACCTATGACTATGACGATTCGCACCTTATTATGCTGACGATTCGAACTTTTTCCTTGTGACGATTCGCACCTATCACTATGACGATTCGCACCTGATGCTGACGATTCGAACTTTTTCCTTGTAATTGCGAATCGTCAAAGTGCGAAACGGCGAACGTGCGAAACGTCTGTATACCCTGAAGAAAATATTCTTTAGTGCGGAGATTGCTCACATGATAGCACCAAGGGACGTTACTCTATGATTCTACGAGGAGCTAAATGGGACGGGCAGCCCTGTACCAGTTTGACCTTACGTAAACTTATTCCGGGATGGGACAGAAGACAGACTACAACCCACAAACATACATGGAATCTACTTTGTACTTCATAACTGGTACAAATTTACACCAAATGAGAATATTCCTATTTGAGACTTCACTTCCGGCAAGCAAGATGTCACGGAATCACCTTCGTTTCCTTGCAAAGACTGTCCTTGTGCGAAACAACGACATTGAGCCAGCATACAGAGTGCTTGACAGGTTAGTATTTTTGCCAGAAAACCAGTTAGTTTAGTGCAAACGCATGCGAAGATTTGTTTTGATGCCGTGTCACACGATCATGATTCAGGGGTCACGCAGCGGTTCCGTCGTTATAgattgtaataataataataataataataaataacttttctatagcgcgagtcccatcaattggctccaggcgctttacaaattcattatagaataaactagcacaaatcaacaagcatacaaagcatacatttaactgagacataacaccaagaacccaagcactaagcaaaacttagcgtacaatgttaaaagtacacacacacacacacacacacacacacacacacacacacacacacacacacacacacgcacgcacgcgcacacacaaagataccattgacaaagagaccataaagcacatacagggtagagagttccaaaacagaatagagttgtggagagtctactcaggctaagcaaaggctttacgaaacaggtatgttttgagttgggttttgaaggaggaaaggctgctggaatcacggatagaacttggaagcgagttccagacggtcggaatctggtacctaaaggttctttcaccaaaggtcttggtcctggttttggggatgcgaaggagtttttcagaggaggatctgagagaacgggatggctcgtagatactgagggaatgggacaaatagggggggagtgatttctcaaaacagcggtaccctaacagagcgagcttgtactcgattctgtacttcataggaagccagtgaagggtggtaagtaggggagtgacatggtctttcttagacttctgcagaatgagccttgcagcactgttctggactctctgtaagcgatcaagttcttcagtggggaggccggcaagcaatgagttgcagtagtcaagtcgactcaggatcagagaggagacaagttgaacagtggcttggagtgtcagaaatgatctgacagaggaaatcttgcgcaactcaaaaaaggcacatttacaaacaaaactaatgtgtttttgcattgtcagagcagagtccaggtacacgcctaggtccttaacagcggtttgggaaacaatctgagtgtcgcctattgtcagggaagtacagtcaatctgatttaaagcatgccttgagcctgacagcatcacctcagtttttgagtcattcAGCTTGAGTACAACTGCAAGACCGTTTTAACGCAAAGCACCGATGGGCACTGCTTTGGCAGTAATTAAAAAGAGCcaattaaataaaaatttttaatcaaattgtaGTTTGGAGGTCATAtgcgtgtcactgtgtgtgtgtgtgtgtcactctgtgtgtcactgtgtgtgtgtgtcatacatgtgtgtgtggcagtgtcacgagtgtgtgtttgtggcagtgccactgtgtgtgtatgtcgatCACTGTGTGTGACTCGTACACAGTGAGTCattgtgtttggtgtgtgtgtgtgtgtgtgtgtgtgtgtgtgtgtgtgtgtgtgtgtgtgtgtgtgtgtgacactgctATATTGTTAAATATTAAATATATGACAAATGTGAAGTGAAGGCAAATCAACTATGAATCAAGTGCCACAGCACACTACATGTGAGACTGAGTTattgaatgtgtgtgcatgcgtttgtgtgtgtattctgcATTGAAACTGAAAGTGCATCAAGTTGACTGATCAAAAGTAACGTGAGCTCTCAAAAGTCAAATACCCACCACATACCAGCACAATACCACTTACAACAATGACTATGAGACTGAGTTATTGAAAGTGTGTGCAGTGAAATTGAAACCCCCCATCGAAGACTTTCTTCTCTTTAAGACCAAATTGTTCTCACATTTTTGAAGGCCTTTAATCtacaaggagggggggggagagtgggggggcactgtatgtgtgtgtagacatGCATGCATGACAACACTGACCTTGAATTTGTTGTACTCCTGTCATTATTTCTTTTTCTCTATTCTCCAGGATACTGCGGAGTGAGAAATTCCTCGCTGATGTGAAACGTCACGAGCGGTATGAAAAGCCTTTCCAGCAGAGACAGAGGGCAAGCTATGAACGCTGCAGGCGCATCTACAATTCTGAAATGACCAGGAAGATAGAATTTGTCATGAGGAAGAACAGAACTAATCCTTTCCCACGATGAGAGTAGTTGATCAACCATGATCTGAGgagaacatgtgtgtgtgtgtcagtgtttgctGATGTTGAAAAGAAGCCTGTGAATTG is part of the Littorina saxatilis isolate snail1 linkage group LG6, US_GU_Lsax_2.0, whole genome shotgun sequence genome and encodes:
- the LOC138968623 gene encoding small ribosomal subunit protein bS21m-like translates to MRIFLFETSLPASKMSRNHLRFLAKTVLVRNNDIEPAYRVLDRILRSEKFLADVKRHERYEKPFQQRQRASYERCRRIYNSEMTRKIEFVMRKNRTNPFPR